A region of the Ornithinimicrobium ciconiae genome:
GCCAAGCCCGACGGGATGCTCATGGTGCCGCCGCACAAGGTGGTGGACTTCCTGCACCCGCTGCCGGTCAGCGCGCTGTGGGGAGTGGGGCAGAGCACCGAGGCCGCGCTGCACCGGCTCGGGTTGCGCACGGTGGCTGACATCGCGCACCTTCCGATGGCCACGCTGACTCGGGCGATGGGGCACAACGGTGCCGTCCAGCTGCGCGACCTGGCCTGGGGGCGTGATGCGGGGCGGGTCACCCCGGTCCGGACCGAGCGCAGTGTCGGCTCCTCGGAGACCTTCCACCAGGACGTCGACGACCCCGCCGTCCTGAGACGGCAGTTGTTGCGGCTCAGTGACCGCAGCGCCACCCGGATGCGCCACTCCGGGCTGCTGGCCCGCACCGTGGTGCTGACCGTCCGGTTCTCCGACTTCACCACCATCACCCGGTCGCGCACCATGCGAGAGAGCACCGACGTCACCCGCGACATCTTCGCCACGGCCACCGCGTTGTATGCCGCACTCGGACTCCAACGGGCCCGGATTCGGTTGCTCGGGGTCCGGCTCGAGGGACTCACCGAGGCCGAGCACACCCCGGTGCAGGGTCGGCTGGACGAGCCCGAGCACGGGTGGCGGGACGCCGAGCGGGCGATGGACCGTGCGGCGCAGCGGTTTGGCAGCGGGATCGTGCGCCCGGCCAGCCTGGTCGTCCGGGACGAGGCACGCCGCGACGTCGAGGGTCGAGCGCCTCGGACCGAACGGGCACCGGGGGACTCGGCGAGACGGTGGGGCGCGGCGGCCTGGTCTCCACGCGGTGGATCCACCGAGGTCAGCGGGGTGCGGTGAGCGCCACAGCCCGGTCAGGAAACCTTTTTGACTCGTGGAGCGTCTTGAGGGTAGAGCCCCGGCTACCGCTGGAGCGGTTCCGGGCCTATCCTAGAAGAAGGGACGTCGTCGTCAGCACGGCGCCGACGTCACCGCCGTCACTCCACCGTGGCGGACAGAAGTCGACCGTCAGGGAGGTCACCGTGCCGCTCTCCGAGCACGAGCAGCGAGTTCTCGAGCAGATGGAGCAGGCGCTCTACGCCGAGGATCCGCGCTTCGCCACGTCCTTGGTCGGCAAGAGCGAGGCCCGCGCCAGGCGGCGCCGTGCGGCGCTCGGCCTACTCATCGCGATCGCCGGTCTGGCCATGGTCCTGCTCGCAGTCACCCTGCACCAGATCTGGATCGGCGGCCTCGGTTTCGCCGCGATGGTCTTTGGCGGCGTCTGGGCCATGACCTCTCCGCGGACCAAGGGCGCCACCCTTGGCACCGTCGACGCCAAGGGCAATGTCACCCTTCACGCCAAGGCCGGGGGCAAGAGCGGCAAGACCACCGGCGGCAAGACCACCGGTGGCAAGAACACCGGCCACCGGAACACCGGACTGATGGACCGCTTCGAGGAGCGCTGGGACAAGCGCCGCGAAGACGGCCCCTTCTAGACCAAACCCTCACTCGGCTTACGGCACGCCCCACGATGCACCGCGTCGTGGGGCGTGCCGTGCTTTCTGGAGGGGGACCCTCAGGCTGGTCACCGCCACACGTATCGTGCGTCAGAACGACAAGTTCGGAGGTGGCACGCTGACCAGGCAGGTGGATCTCGACCCCTCTGCGGTCGAGGTGCGGGAGTTCTGGATCCCGATGGCAGACGGCGTGCGGCTGCGAGCCCGTGCCTGGCTGCCCAGTAGCGCCGGGCGAGACCCTGTGCCGGTGCTCCTGGAGTACCTGCCCTACCGCCTGGATGACTGGACGTCGGTGCGGGACTCCGAGCGGCACCCCTACTACGCGGCGCACGGTTACGCCTCGGTGCGTGTCGACATACGCGGCAGTGGCAGTTCTGACGGACTGTTCGAGGACGAGTACTCCGTGGCCGAGCTCGACGACGGGGTCGCCGTCGTCGAGTGGCTCGCCGCTCAGCCGTGGTCCACCGGCGCCGTCGGGATATTCGGCATCTCCTGGGGCGGGTTCAACGCCCTGCAGATTGCCGAGCGTGCGCCGGAGGCTCTCAAGGCGATCGTCACCGTCTGCTCGACGGACGATCGCTATGACAACGATGTCCACTACATGGGTGGGGCGGTCCTGGCGGTCGACATGGCGTCCTGGGCGGGAACCATGTTGGCGTTTGCGTCCCGACCGCCGCGGCCGGAGGTCGTCGGCTCCGGTTGGGTGGACCGTTGGCACGAACGCCTGGAGAGGCAACGCCCGCTCGCGCCGGTGTGGCTGGGACACCAGGAACGGGACGACTACTGGCGCCGTGGCAGCGTCTGTGAGAACTACGCAGGTATCCGGGCGGCCGTCCTGGCGGTCGGCGGCTGGGCCGACCCCTATCGAGGTGCCGTGCTGCGGTTGCTGGAGAACCTCGGGTCGCCAGTGAAGGGGATCATCGGACCCTGGTCGCACCAGTACCCCGATCGTGGCCTGGCTCCCGGCCCGGGGATCGACTTCCTGGGGGAGACGTTGCGCTGGTGGGACCGCTGGCTCAAGGACATCGACACAGGGGTGGAGGACGACCCCGCGCTGCGGGCCTGGGTCAACGACCCGGTGGCGCCCGCTCCGTATGTCGAGGAGCAGCCTGGGCGGTGGGTCGGGGTGCCATGGCCCGGGTCGGCTCCCGCCCGGCAGATGTCGCTCGGCACCGACCGGGTCCAGGTGTGCTCGCCCTGGGCCACGGGGCAGGACGCTGGCCGCTACTTCCCATTCGGCAACGCGGCGGACCTGCCCCCGGACCAGCGGGCCGAAGACGGCCGATCAGTGTGCATCGACATCCCGGTCCACGACGAGCCGCTCGACCTGCTCGGACGGGCCGTCGTCAGGTTGCGGCTGAACTCCACACACGACAGGGGGCACGTGATCGTCCGCCTGTGCGACGTCGCACCCGACGGCTCGTCGACCCTGGTGACCCGTGGGGTCCTCAACCTGCTGAAGCGCAATGGAATGGACTCGGTCGCACCCCTGGTGCCGCAGGAG
Encoded here:
- a CDS encoding DUF3040 domain-containing protein, which gives rise to MPLSEHEQRVLEQMEQALYAEDPRFATSLVGKSEARARRRRAALGLLIAIAGLAMVLLAVTLHQIWIGGLGFAAMVFGGVWAMTSPRTKGATLGTVDAKGNVTLHAKAGGKSGKTTGGKTTGGKNTGHRNTGLMDRFEERWDKRREDGPF
- a CDS encoding CocE/NonD family hydrolase; this encodes MRQNDKFGGGTLTRQVDLDPSAVEVREFWIPMADGVRLRARAWLPSSAGRDPVPVLLEYLPYRLDDWTSVRDSERHPYYAAHGYASVRVDIRGSGSSDGLFEDEYSVAELDDGVAVVEWLAAQPWSTGAVGIFGISWGGFNALQIAERAPEALKAIVTVCSTDDRYDNDVHYMGGAVLAVDMASWAGTMLAFASRPPRPEVVGSGWVDRWHERLERQRPLAPVWLGHQERDDYWRRGSVCENYAGIRAAVLAVGGWADPYRGAVLRLLENLGSPVKGIIGPWSHQYPDRGLAPGPGIDFLGETLRWWDRWLKDIDTGVEDDPALRAWVNDPVAPAPYVEEQPGRWVGVPWPGSAPARQMSLGTDRVQVCSPWATGQDAGRYFPFGNAADLPPDQRAEDGRSVCIDIPVHDEPLDLLGRAVVRLRLNSTHDRGHVIVRLCDVAPDGSSTLVTRGVLNLLKRNGMDSVAPLVPQEDVDVEVPLVAVGYRFPPGHRIRIALSNHYWPWVWPHSVEDTLEVDLAASSAVLPLAAPDAVSVEFGPAVHARPITITAPDDAGDPVPPRVVRHDVALGETTVEVDPGYGDTRGYPDGLQVLESAREVCQVREGAPTSPRTESHWQVRLANDGWVAEVETRSVITCDADTFIVENTVRATAEREGVEEMVFERTYRDLVPRTSA
- the dinB gene encoding DNA polymerase IV, producing MALQPRQRGVVSEVVDDRGCTILHVDMDAFYAAASLIDRPELVGKPVVIGGGMRSVVLSATYEARAYGIRSGIPMARARRLCPQAEIVRPDYDRYSAISSAVMAVFREVTHLVEPVSMEEAFLDVSAARRRLGGPAQIGQWIRDTIADEQQITCSVGGAPTKVVAKMASRAAKPDGMLMVPPHKVVDFLHPLPVSALWGVGQSTEAALHRLGLRTVADIAHLPMATLTRAMGHNGAVQLRDLAWGRDAGRVTPVRTERSVGSSETFHQDVDDPAVLRRQLLRLSDRSATRMRHSGLLARTVVLTVRFSDFTTITRSRTMRESTDVTRDIFATATALYAALGLQRARIRLLGVRLEGLTEAEHTPVQGRLDEPEHGWRDAERAMDRAAQRFGSGIVRPASLVVRDEARRDVEGRAPRTERAPGDSARRWGAAAWSPRGGSTEVSGVR